A single region of the Pseudomonas solani genome encodes:
- a CDS encoding peptidoglycan DD-metalloendopeptidase family protein: MTHIVPKAPRYPKSHLLAASGVAALLSLALLVFPSREVEAKKTYINLEMENGSEALIQEKDDLRPDAVIGEEGSSPFANIERPADNQNSADKDANKDEQTQSELASSEPPKDPGLHTVSVGNGDTLSTLFSKVGLSATVLHDVLNSSKDAKDLSRLKIGQAFEFRLSPEGELQSLHSKLSDLETVTLSKTDKGYDFKRDLAKPDIHTAYAHGVIDSSLFLSAKRAGMSHNLTMDLANIFDYDIDFALDIREGDEFEVIYEEKSVNGKQVGTGNILAARFTNRGKTYSAVRFTNNQGIASYFRDDGTSMRKAFIRTPVDFARISSRFSLGRRHPILNKIRAHKGVDYAAPRGTPIKATGDGKIFLAGRRGGYGNAVIIQHSGKYRTLYGHMQGFAKGIKTGGTVRQGQIIGYIGTTGLSTGPHLHYEFQVNGQHVDPLGVKLPMADPLAAAEKKRFLQMSKPLMARMDQEKATMLAQNKR; this comes from the coding sequence ATGACGCATATTGTTCCTAAAGCGCCGCGCTACCCGAAAAGCCATTTGCTGGCCGCAAGCGGTGTAGCTGCGCTGCTCAGCCTGGCTTTGCTGGTGTTCCCGTCTCGCGAGGTCGAGGCGAAGAAGACCTACATCAACCTGGAAATGGAGAACGGCTCAGAAGCCCTCATCCAGGAAAAGGACGACCTCCGACCAGACGCAGTCATCGGGGAAGAGGGCAGCTCGCCATTCGCTAACATCGAGCGCCCTGCAGACAACCAGAACAGCGCCGACAAAGATGCGAACAAGGACGAACAGACCCAAAGCGAGCTTGCCTCCAGCGAACCTCCGAAAGATCCCGGCTTGCATACGGTCAGCGTAGGCAACGGCGATACCTTGTCGACGCTGTTCAGCAAGGTCGGCCTGTCCGCCACCGTACTGCACGATGTGCTCAACAGCAGCAAGGACGCCAAAGACCTCAGTCGCCTGAAGATCGGCCAGGCCTTCGAATTCCGCCTGAGCCCCGAGGGTGAACTGCAGAGCCTGCACTCCAAGCTCAGCGACCTCGAGACCGTCACCCTGTCCAAGACTGACAAGGGCTATGACTTCAAGCGAGACCTGGCCAAGCCGGACATCCATACCGCCTATGCCCATGGCGTTATCGATAGCTCCCTGTTCCTATCGGCCAAGCGCGCCGGCATGTCTCACAACCTGACCATGGACCTGGCCAATATCTTCGATTACGACATCGACTTCGCCCTCGACATCCGTGAAGGCGACGAATTCGAAGTCATCTATGAAGAGAAGTCGGTGAACGGCAAGCAGGTGGGCACCGGCAACATCCTCGCCGCTCGCTTCACCAACCGCGGTAAGACCTACAGTGCCGTGCGCTTCACCAACAACCAGGGCATTGCCAGCTACTTCCGCGATGACGGCACCAGCATGCGCAAGGCCTTCATCCGTACCCCGGTGGACTTCGCCCGCATCAGCTCGCGCTTCTCGCTCGGCCGTCGCCATCCGATCCTCAACAAGATCCGCGCGCACAAGGGCGTCGACTATGCAGCGCCTCGCGGCACGCCGATCAAGGCCACCGGTGACGGCAAAATTTTCCTGGCCGGGCGTCGCGGCGGTTATGGCAACGCAGTGATCATCCAGCACAGCGGCAAGTACCGGACGCTCTATGGTCACATGCAGGGTTTCGCCAAAGGCATCAAGACCGGCGGCACCGTCAGGCAAGGTCAGATCATCGGCTACATCGGTACCACGGGTCTCTCCACCGGCCCGCACCTGCACTATGAGTTCCAGGTGAACGGCCAACACGTCGACCCGCTCGGCGTGAAGCTGCCCATGGCTGACCCGCTCGCCGCTGCAGAGAAGAAGCGCTTCCTGCAGATGAGCAAGCCGCTGATGGCACGCATGGACCAGGAAAAGGCCACCATGCTCGCGCAGAACAAGCGCTGA
- the tyrS gene encoding tyrosine--tRNA ligase codes for MKSVEEQLALIKRGAEEVLVESELVEKLKRGQPLRIKAGFDPTAPDLHLGHTVLINKLRQFQELGHQVIFLIGDFTGMIGDPSGKSATRPPLTREQVLDNAETYKTQVFKILDPAKTEVAFNSTWMDQLSPADFIRLSSQYTVARMLERDDFDKRYTTNQPIAIHEFLYPLVQGYDSVALRADVELGGTDQKFNLLMGRELQRAYGQESQCIVTMPLLEGLDGVKKMSKSLGNYVGIQEAPGVMYSKLVSIPDVLMWRYFELLSFRSMEEIEQFRRDVEQGANPRDIKIKLAEEIVARFHGEEAAASAHRSAGNRMKEGELPEDLPETELLSIEDMPIASVLNKAGLVKNAAVARDLLGSGGVRVDGVVVDRGFIFKLGAVHVCQAGKKAFARISLKAE; via the coding sequence ATGAAGTCGGTTGAAGAGCAGCTGGCGCTTATCAAGCGCGGCGCGGAAGAGGTTCTGGTCGAGTCCGAGCTGGTTGAAAAGCTCAAGCGGGGGCAGCCCCTTCGTATCAAGGCGGGGTTCGATCCGACCGCGCCCGATCTGCACCTCGGTCATACCGTCCTTATTAATAAGCTGCGTCAGTTCCAGGAGCTGGGCCATCAGGTCATCTTCCTTATAGGTGACTTCACCGGGATGATCGGTGACCCCAGCGGCAAAAGCGCCACTCGCCCGCCTTTGACCCGCGAGCAGGTCCTGGACAACGCCGAGACCTACAAGACTCAGGTTTTCAAGATTCTTGATCCGGCGAAGACCGAGGTTGCGTTCAACTCCACCTGGATGGACCAGTTGAGTCCTGCGGACTTCATTCGTCTGTCTTCGCAATACACCGTCGCTCGCATGTTGGAGCGCGATGACTTCGACAAGCGCTACACCACCAATCAGCCCATCGCTATCCATGAGTTCCTCTATCCGCTGGTTCAAGGGTACGACTCGGTGGCCTTGCGTGCGGACGTGGAGCTTGGGGGGACTGACCAGAAGTTCAACCTGCTGATGGGGCGTGAACTGCAGCGTGCTTATGGGCAGGAGTCTCAGTGCATCGTCACCATGCCGCTGCTCGAGGGCTTGGATGGCGTGAAGAAGATGTCCAAGTCCCTGGGTAACTATGTGGGTATCCAGGAAGCGCCGGGCGTTATGTACAGCAAGCTCGTTTCCATTCCTGATGTGCTCATGTGGCGTTACTTCGAGCTGCTCAGCTTCCGCTCCATGGAGGAGATCGAGCAGTTCCGTCGTGATGTTGAACAGGGCGCCAATCCGCGTGACATCAAGATCAAGTTGGCCGAAGAGATCGTCGCTCGTTTCCATGGTGAGGAAGCTGCGGCTTCTGCTCATCGTTCTGCGGGGAACCGTATGAAGGAAGGCGAGCTGCCGGAAGACCTGCCGGAGACCGAGCTGCTATCTATAGAGGACATGCCCATTGCATCCGTCCTTAATAAGGCAGGGCTGGTGAAGAACGCTGCTGTCGCTCGTGATCTGCTCGGTTCGGGTGGTGTGCGTGTTGATGGCGTCGTTGTGGATCGCGGCTTCATCTTCAAGCTCGGTGCCGTGCATGTCTGTCAGGCTGGCAAGAAGGCGTTTGCGCGCATCTCGTTGAAGGCTGAATGA
- a CDS encoding anhydro-N-acetylmuramic acid kinase has protein sequence MPRYLGVMSGTSLDGLDIALIDQGEHTRLIASHYIPMPDTLRQELLSLCSPGEDELARAALAEQRWVELAASGIAQLLREKGLTAADIRAIGSHGQTVRHEPARGFTIQIGNCALLAELTGITVVGDFRRRDVAAGGQGAPLVPAFHEALFDNDRGNRAVLNIGGFSNLSLIEPNQQVRGFDCGPGNVLMDAWIQLNLGQDYDRDGAWAASGQVQPQLLSTLLKDEFFSTCGPKSTGRELFNLPWLQTQLAKLPAFKAEDVQATLLELSARTMADALMASQEETRDLLVCGGGAHNGTLMQRLAELLPGTQVSSTDSRGVPADWVEAMAFAWLAHCCLEGIPANRPSVTGAKGLRILGAIYPA, from the coding sequence ATGCCGCGCTACCTCGGAGTGATGTCCGGAACCAGCCTGGATGGGCTGGACATCGCCCTGATCGACCAAGGCGAACACACCCGCCTGATCGCCTCGCACTACATCCCCATGCCCGACACACTCCGCCAGGAGTTGCTCTCGCTATGTTCACCAGGCGAAGACGAACTCGCACGCGCGGCCTTGGCCGAACAACGCTGGGTCGAACTGGCCGCCTCGGGGATCGCCCAACTGCTTCGCGAAAAAGGCCTCACAGCCGCAGATATCCGCGCCATCGGCAGCCATGGCCAAACCGTGCGCCACGAACCGGCGCGCGGCTTCACCATCCAGATCGGCAACTGCGCCCTGCTGGCCGAGCTCACCGGCATCACGGTGGTCGGTGACTTCCGGCGCCGCGACGTTGCTGCCGGCGGCCAGGGTGCGCCCCTGGTGCCAGCCTTCCACGAGGCGCTCTTCGACAATGACAGAGGCAACCGCGCCGTGCTCAACATCGGTGGGTTCAGCAACCTCAGCCTGATCGAACCCAACCAGCAGGTGCGTGGTTTCGATTGCGGGCCCGGCAACGTACTCATGGATGCCTGGATCCAGCTCAACCTCGGCCAGGACTACGACCGTGATGGCGCCTGGGCAGCCAGTGGCCAGGTCCAGCCGCAGTTGCTGAGCACACTGCTGAAGGATGAGTTCTTCAGCACGTGCGGCCCCAAGAGCACTGGCCGGGAACTGTTCAACCTGCCTTGGCTGCAAACGCAGCTGGCCAAGCTTCCCGCCTTCAAGGCAGAGGACGTGCAAGCCACCCTTCTTGAGCTCAGCGCTCGCACCATGGCAGACGCACTCATGGCATCCCAAGAGGAAACCCGCGATCTGCTGGTCTGCGGCGGCGGCGCCCACAATGGCACCTTGATGCAACGCCTCGCCGAGCTACTGCCCGGCACTCAGGTCAGCAGCACCGACAGCCGAGGCGTACCGGCAGACTGGGTCGAAGCCATGGCCTTTGCCTGGCTGGCCCATTGCTGCCTCGAAGGCATCCCTGCCAACCGCCCGAGCGTGACCGGCGCCAAAGGCCTGCGCATCCTCGGCGCCATCTACCCCGCCTGA
- the erpA gene encoding iron-sulfur cluster insertion protein ErpA, whose translation MSVESFTPTALMFTHGAANKVKNLIDEEGNPRLKLRVFVTGGGCSGFQYGFTFDEDVADDDTIVERDGVSLVVDPMSFQYLAGAEVDYQEGLEGSRFVIKNPNAATTCGCGSSFSI comes from the coding sequence ATGAGTGTCGAATCCTTCACCCCCACAGCCCTGATGTTTACGCATGGAGCGGCAAACAAGGTGAAGAACCTGATCGATGAGGAAGGCAATCCGCGGCTCAAGCTGCGCGTCTTCGTCACGGGCGGTGGCTGTTCGGGCTTCCAATACGGTTTCACGTTCGATGAAGACGTGGCTGACGATGACACCATCGTAGAGCGCGATGGCGTGAGCCTGGTGGTCGATCCCATGAGCTTCCAGTACCTGGCCGGTGCGGAAGTGGATTACCAGGAAGGTCTCGAAGGCTCGCGCTTCGTGATCAAGAACCCGAATGCCGCCACTACCTGCGGCTGCGGTTCGTCCTTCTCGATCTGA